One Tamlana carrageenivorans genomic region harbors:
- the metE gene encoding 5-methyltetrahydropteroyltriglutamate--homocysteine S-methyltransferase: MKTTILGHPRIGRKRELKKACEAFWAHNINENTLQETASSIKKQNWLQQKSLGVNYIPSNDFSFYDQILDACLTFGCIPKRYENINKDNFLELYFAMARGLQNKHIDVTAMEMTKWFDTNYHYIVPEFEENQQFEFFSKKIIDEYQEALKLGIKTKPVLIGPVSFLLLGKEKESGFHRLELLERLLPVYFDILTELTALDVEYIQIDEPCLALNLSNQAREAISSTYIAIAERFPKLKIFLANYFDCYGENLETALQLPVDTLHLDLVRCPLQLDDILASKHFNPHVNLSLGLIDGRNIWKNDFEASLKLIEKASKKLPSENLWISTSSSLLHTPYDLDLETNIDSEIKQWLAFSKQKIEEVIALKHLSSEENNSYLYLFEENKLANLNRKKSKLINNETVKSRIENLKVSDAHRKNRFPIRQAKQKEALKLPLFTTTTIGSFPQTKEVRSWRLKHKRGLISDEVYNKLIAKEIESSIRFQENIGLDVLVHGEFERNDMVEYFGEKLNGFVFSNFGWVQSYGSRCVKPPILFGDVSRPEAMTVKWSKYAQSLTDIPVKGMLTGPVTILQWSFVRNDQPRSTTCNQIALAIRDEVIDLENNGLKIIQIDEPAIREGLPIRREDWKAYLDWAVKAFRISASGVKDETQIHTHMCYSEFNDIISNIADMDADVITIETSRSEMELLDAFVNFKYPNEIGPGVYDIHSPRVPSLEEIEHLINKAKSVLPKEHIWVNPDCGLKTRDWPETKTALKNLVLAAKKLRENALELV; encoded by the coding sequence ATGAAAACTACAATTTTAGGACACCCTAGAATAGGTCGTAAACGAGAACTAAAAAAAGCATGTGAAGCTTTTTGGGCACATAACATAAATGAGAATACCCTCCAAGAAACAGCATCTTCCATTAAAAAACAAAATTGGTTACAACAAAAATCTTTAGGCGTAAACTATATTCCTTCAAATGACTTTTCGTTTTACGACCAAATACTAGACGCTTGTTTAACATTTGGCTGTATCCCTAAGCGTTATGAAAACATCAATAAAGACAACTTTTTAGAATTATATTTTGCTATGGCACGTGGCCTTCAAAATAAACATATTGATGTCACTGCTATGGAAATGACTAAATGGTTTGATACGAACTACCATTATATCGTTCCAGAGTTTGAAGAAAATCAACAATTCGAATTCTTTTCAAAAAAAATAATCGATGAGTATCAAGAAGCTTTAAAACTAGGCATTAAAACAAAACCTGTATTAATAGGCCCTGTATCCTTTTTACTTTTAGGTAAGGAAAAAGAATCAGGATTTCATAGGTTGGAACTCCTTGAACGTTTATTACCTGTATATTTCGATATTCTTACCGAATTAACCGCTTTAGATGTTGAATACATTCAAATAGACGAACCTTGTCTAGCTTTAAACCTATCCAACCAAGCCCGTGAAGCCATTTCTTCAACCTATATAGCGATTGCTGAACGTTTTCCAAAATTAAAAATATTTCTAGCAAATTACTTCGATTGCTATGGTGAAAACCTAGAAACAGCCCTTCAGCTTCCGGTAGATACCCTCCACTTAGATTTAGTGCGATGCCCGCTTCAATTAGATGATATTTTAGCGTCTAAACACTTCAATCCGCATGTCAATTTATCTTTAGGACTCATTGACGGGAGAAACATTTGGAAGAATGATTTTGAAGCTTCATTAAAACTTATTGAAAAGGCTTCAAAAAAGCTACCTTCAGAAAACTTATGGATTTCAACATCCTCCTCCCTACTTCATACGCCTTATGATTTAGATCTTGAAACAAATATCGATTCTGAAATCAAACAATGGCTTGCGTTTTCAAAACAAAAAATTGAAGAAGTCATCGCATTAAAACATCTTTCTTCCGAAGAAAACAACAGTTATTTATACCTTTTTGAAGAAAACAAACTAGCAAACCTTAACAGAAAGAAGTCTAAACTAATAAATAACGAGACTGTAAAATCTCGCATTGAAAACCTTAAAGTATCAGATGCGCATCGCAAAAACAGATTTCCGATTAGGCAAGCGAAGCAAAAAGAAGCTTTAAAACTACCTCTATTTACAACCACCACTATTGGTTCCTTTCCTCAGACCAAAGAGGTAAGAAGCTGGCGTTTAAAACATAAAAGAGGATTAATTTCTGATGAAGTATACAATAAGTTAATTGCCAAAGAAATTGAAAGCTCCATTCGTTTTCAGGAAAACATCGGTCTTGATGTTTTGGTTCATGGTGAGTTTGAACGTAATGATATGGTTGAATATTTCGGTGAAAAACTTAATGGTTTTGTGTTTAGTAATTTTGGTTGGGTTCAAAGTTATGGTAGCCGTTGTGTAAAACCTCCTATTTTATTTGGTGATGTTTCACGCCCCGAAGCCATGACTGTAAAATGGTCAAAATACGCTCAATCCTTAACCGATATTCCTGTAAAAGGTATGTTAACAGGCCCTGTTACCATATTACAATGGTCTTTTGTTAGAAATGATCAACCCAGATCAACCACGTGCAACCAGATCGCTTTAGCTATTAGAGATGAAGTCATCGACCTTGAAAACAATGGTTTAAAAATTATTCAAATTGACGAACCTGCCATCCGAGAAGGACTTCCTATTAGAAGAGAAGACTGGAAAGCCTATCTAGACTGGGCGGTAAAAGCTTTTCGTATTTCAGCCTCTGGTGTTAAGGATGAAACCCAAATTCACACACACATGTGTTATTCTGAATTTAATGATATCATTTCAAATATTGCTGATATGGATGCCGATGTTATTACCATCGAAACCTCGCGTTCGGAAATGGAATTACTTGACGCTTTTGTGAATTTCAAATATCCTAATGAAATTGGTCCTGGTGTTTATGATATTCATTCGCCAAGAGTTCCTTCTTTAGAAGAAATTGAACATCTTATAAATAAAGCAAAAAGCGTACTACCAAAAGAACATATTTGGGTTAACCCCGATTGCGGATTAAAAACTAGAGATTGGCCAGAAACCAAAACAGCGCTTAAAAACTTAGTATTGGCCGCCAAAAAACTACGTGAAAATGCACTGGAATTGGTGTAA
- a CDS encoding Lrp/AsnC family transcriptional regulator — translation MTMLDDIDIRILKLLQTNSSLTTKDLAAKVNLSTTPVFERVKRLEKNGYIKNYIAVLDAEKLNKGLMVFCNVTLKEHTREIGNQFVKDILLLKEVVACYNISGDYDFLLKIVVSDMKEYQNFVLDHLGGIKNIGSAHSTFVMGEIKNTYAIPI, via the coding sequence ATAACGATGCTTGATGATATTGATATTCGGATTTTAAAATTACTACAGACAAATTCTAGCTTGACTACAAAAGATTTAGCGGCCAAAGTAAACTTGTCGACGACTCCAGTTTTTGAAAGGGTAAAACGGTTAGAAAAAAACGGTTATATAAAAAACTATATTGCTGTTTTAGATGCCGAAAAGTTGAATAAAGGTCTTATGGTGTTTTGCAATGTAACTTTAAAAGAACACACGCGTGAGATTGGTAATCAGTTTGTGAAAGATATTTTATTACTGAAAGAAGTTGTGGCGTGTTACAATATTTCAGGAGATTATGATTTTCTCCTAAAAATAGTGGTAAGTGATATGAAAGAATATCAGAATTTTGTTCTGGATCATCTAGGGGGTATTAAAAATATAGGCAGTGCACATAGTACGTTTGTTATGGGTGAGATTAAAAACACCTACGCTATTCCTATATAG